The Fulvivirga ligni genome window below encodes:
- a CDS encoding tRNA1(Val) (adenine(37)-N6)-methyltransferase, with translation MRRKHQFDFKEFSVTQEKSAMKVGTDGVLLGAWAQVTDAQHILDIGTGTGVIALMMAQRSTKSYIQAIDISEEAVTEANHNFNHSPWGDRLEATNIYLQEFIENQPKGKYDLVVSNPPFFQQGSTEAAGKDRHQARHNSTLSQADLLKAVDHLLSEHGLFSVILPYLEGLAFIKMAQEFSLHLHRQTAFFSKIEKPQERWLLEFGRKEQEILTTELVHYNSENGWTDDYRALTKAFYTRLK, from the coding sequence ATGAGGAGAAAACATCAGTTCGATTTTAAGGAATTCAGCGTCACACAAGAAAAGTCTGCAATGAAGGTAGGTACAGATGGCGTTCTGCTCGGTGCCTGGGCTCAGGTGACGGATGCACAACATATTCTGGATATCGGTACTGGGACCGGCGTTATCGCCCTGATGATGGCTCAAAGATCTACAAAAAGCTACATCCAGGCTATAGACATAAGTGAGGAAGCTGTAACTGAAGCCAATCATAATTTCAACCACTCTCCCTGGGGTGATCGCTTGGAAGCAACAAATATCTATTTACAAGAATTCATTGAAAATCAGCCCAAAGGAAAATACGATTTGGTGGTGAGTAATCCTCCGTTTTTCCAGCAAGGTAGCACTGAGGCCGCAGGCAAAGACAGACATCAGGCCAGGCATAATAGCACATTAAGTCAGGCAGATTTGCTTAAGGCAGTAGATCATTTACTCTCAGAGCATGGCTTATTCAGCGTTATCCTCCCCTACCTGGAAGGTCTGGCGTTTATAAAAATGGCCCAAGAATTTTCACTGCATCTTCATAGACAAACCGCCTTCTTTAGCAAGATCGAGAAACCACAGGAAAGATGGCTATTGGAGTTTGGCCGAAAAGAGCAGGAGATTTTAACAACAGAACTCGTACATTATAATTCAGAAAACGGCTGGACTGATGATTACCGAGCTTTGACTAAGGCCTTCTATACGCGATTAAAGTAA
- a CDS encoding alpha/beta hydrolase-fold protein, with product MTRLILLNLLSIFFAIPVFSQQAYKHEHPLIYAHQEVIHSKILNEERAINIYLPQSFYEVSEEHTYPVLLLLEDEFFFMVSGVVQHLSAMERMPETVVISLVEDPVVPKLYTNGSDFWPASWKQLPFGEDPDPFTLFIKDELLPHVRSSYRINNFSMIMGLSGTSIYAFHTLIKEPGLFSAHITMASGDILGMGYREGESLIDLVVNEPSTRSKGYLYVASDSSDGRGTAPMILKNIKELERRLAPFRNENFKFISKVFENEGHYDIALPGLQEALNMIFPPELWAADYRDIIKAPGPAMDNLDAYYSQLSNIYGFKILPRAERWNSVRRLSWIGPHLVKEGQLDEGIEVIKRWAEYRPFSSAALIALGQAYEKNADITLAISNLKQAMALAQRNGNDTDFIVKEIQRLEALK from the coding sequence ATGACTCGCCTAATCTTACTAAATCTGCTGTCCATATTCTTTGCAATACCTGTCTTTTCACAACAAGCATACAAGCATGAGCATCCGCTTATCTATGCTCACCAAGAGGTAATACATTCTAAAATTCTTAATGAAGAAAGGGCTATTAACATCTACTTGCCCCAGAGTTTTTACGAAGTATCAGAAGAGCACACATACCCGGTGCTTTTACTGTTGGAAGATGAGTTTTTCTTTATGGTGTCTGGTGTGGTACAGCATTTAAGTGCTATGGAACGAATGCCCGAAACAGTGGTAATTAGTTTAGTTGAAGATCCGGTGGTGCCCAAGCTTTATACTAACGGCAGTGACTTTTGGCCCGCCTCATGGAAGCAACTTCCTTTTGGCGAAGACCCTGATCCTTTTACATTATTTATCAAAGATGAACTACTTCCTCATGTAAGGTCTAGCTATCGGATAAATAATTTCAGTATGATAATGGGTCTATCCGGCACCTCTATTTATGCTTTTCATACCTTAATTAAAGAACCAGGTCTATTTAGTGCGCACATCACCATGGCCAGTGGAGACATCTTGGGCATGGGCTACAGAGAGGGAGAAAGTCTCATAGATTTAGTGGTAAATGAACCCTCCACCAGATCAAAAGGCTATCTCTATGTGGCCTCTGACTCTTCTGATGGTAGAGGAACAGCCCCCATGATACTGAAAAACATCAAAGAACTGGAAAGGCGATTAGCCCCTTTTAGAAATGAAAATTTTAAGTTCATTAGCAAAGTATTTGAGAACGAAGGTCACTATGACATTGCACTACCAGGATTACAGGAAGCACTGAACATGATCTTTCCACCCGAACTATGGGCAGCAGACTATCGGGACATAATAAAAGCCCCGGGGCCAGCCATGGATAATCTGGATGCTTATTACAGCCAGCTCTCTAACATATACGGCTTCAAGATATTACCACGGGCAGAGCGCTGGAACAGTGTGAGAAGGCTAAGTTGGATAGGCCCGCACCTGGTGAAAGAAGGCCAACTGGATGAAGGCATTGAGGTCATTAAGCGTTGGGCTGAGTATCGTCCCTTTTCATCAGCTGCTCTCATAGCCCTGGGTCAGGCATATGAAAAAAACGCAGATATAACACTGGCCATTTCAAATCTGAAACAAGCTATGGCTCTTGCTCAGAGGAATGGAAATGATACAGATTTTATAGTTAAAGAAATTCAAAGACTTGAAGCCCTAAAGTGA
- a CDS encoding RNA recognition motif domain-containing protein, giving the protein MNIFVAKLNYRTTSDALQRQFEAFGEVTSAKVIFDRETQRSKGFGFVEMPDDNAAREAINTLNESEFDGRTIVVKEARPKTESY; this is encoded by the coding sequence ATGAACATTTTTGTAGCAAAGTTAAACTATCGTACTACAAGCGACGCCCTACAGAGACAATTTGAAGCCTTTGGTGAAGTAACCTCCGCTAAAGTAATCTTTGACAGAGAAACACAACGATCTAAAGGTTTTGGATTCGTAGAAATGCCTGATGATAATGCCGCAAGAGAGGCTATCAACACTTTAAACGAATCTGAATTTGACGGTAGAACAATCGTTGTTAAAGAAGCCAGACCTAAGACTGAAAGTTATTAA
- a CDS encoding YceI family protein, which yields MKKLFSAAALLLASSAAFAQTWVMDQAHSKIGFSVSHMVISETEGSFNEFDATVTSSKEDFDGADVTFTAKTASIDTDNEKRDEHLKSADFFDAAKYPEITFKGKLKKSGSKYKLTGKFTMHGTTKEVSFDVKYNGTVKDPYGNTKAGFKLTGIVDRTEYGLKWSALTEAGGAVVGDEVEITCNIELQKQ from the coding sequence ATGAAAAAATTATTTAGTGCAGCGGCACTTCTTTTAGCTTCAAGTGCTGCATTTGCTCAAACTTGGGTAATGGATCAGGCACACAGCAAAATTGGTTTCAGCGTTTCACACATGGTGATTAGCGAAACCGAAGGTTCATTTAATGAATTCGATGCTACGGTAACCAGTAGCAAAGAAGATTTCGACGGAGCTGATGTAACATTTACAGCTAAAACTGCATCCATCGACACAGATAATGAAAAAAGAGACGAACACCTTAAATCAGCAGACTTCTTTGATGCTGCGAAATACCCAGAGATCACTTTTAAAGGGAAATTAAAGAAAAGTGGCTCTAAGTATAAGCTTACTGGTAAGTTCACCATGCACGGCACTACCAAAGAAGTTTCATTTGATGTGAAATATAATGGAACTGTAAAAGATCCTTATGGAAACACCAAGGCTGGCTTTAAATTAACTGGCATTGTAGACAGAACTGAATACGGCCTGAAATGGAGCGCCTTAACAGAAGCAGGTGGTGCGGTAGTTGGCGATGAAGTAGAAATTACATGTAACATAGAGTTACAGAAACAATAG
- a CDS encoding MarR family winged helix-turn-helix transcriptional regulator, with the protein MKFEEEIQQKKFKCECQKATLNLIFTSGWLNNKHKDFFKPYNITNQQYNVLRILRGQHPDSISTSVIKERMLDKNSDVSRIVDRLTLKGWVKKTTCPDDRRLVDVVITDEGLQLLEKMDKSVDQMNCCLGSLTEQEARQLSELLDKVRD; encoded by the coding sequence ATGAAATTTGAAGAAGAAATACAGCAGAAGAAGTTTAAATGCGAGTGCCAAAAAGCTACGCTCAACCTGATTTTCACCTCAGGCTGGCTTAATAATAAACATAAAGACTTCTTTAAGCCTTACAACATTACTAACCAGCAGTATAACGTACTGCGTATTCTTCGTGGTCAGCACCCCGACTCTATTTCTACTTCAGTTATTAAGGAAAGAATGCTGGACAAAAACTCCGATGTATCCAGAATAGTAGACAGACTCACGCTGAAAGGCTGGGTAAAGAAAACTACCTGCCCGGATGACCGTAGATTGGTAGATGTAGTGATTACCGACGAAGGTCTGCAGCTTTTAGAAAAAATGGATAAGTCAGTAGATCAAATGAACTGCTGCCTGGGTTCATTAACAGAGCAGGAAGCCAGACAACTTAGTGAGCTATTAGATAAGGTGAGAGACTAA
- a CDS encoding ATP-binding protein: protein MESLFRLDENKRSWGTDGEKGLGLGLQLVYQFTELNCGYVTVDSVEGEGSTFTVFLPLYKHQQESVVLEEETMV from the coding sequence ATGGAGTCACTTTTTAGGCTAGATGAAAATAAGCGTTCGTGGGGTACAGATGGTGAAAAGGGCTTGGGTCTGGGTTTGCAGTTGGTATATCAGTTTACTGAGCTGAACTGCGGCTATGTAACCGTAGATAGTGTTGAAGGTGAAGGAAGTACGTTCACAGTATTTTTGCCGCTCTACAAGCATCAGCAGGAGAGTGTGGTGTTAGAAGAAGAGACTATGGTTTAG
- a CDS encoding tetratricopeptide repeat-containing sensor histidine kinase yields MSHLPLIAVMDNIWKILVLSALITFVSLQALKAEEKLNLDSLIKVLNSEVIIQDSNKLRLYWFIYSDYPDPDVRINYAIKSIKLAKQVNRSEWLHHSYLHLGYAYKLKGDLYKALEALIKSGENAYNSRYKATVNNAIASVYRMQGNYTTAIGYYKSSIKIFREENDSLKLASSLLNAGELYRLNDRLDSALLFFDESKVIYNSIHYTIGTAYNQGNIGLVYAEQDKYDSAELYLNEAITTLDKLGDKYPISVYNISMADICQDRGEYQKALEYAQNSFDVAMQEGFKEQVRDASQKLSELYSETGDYQKAFQYQGKYLAYKDSVVDQETIRKMADMRTEYEVNQKQTEVDLLESEKKRQEIIAISLGVVAILITIVAFLLYKNNKQRRKVNYLLKDQKEEIEAQRDQLDELNRTKDRFFSIISHDLRGPVHAFKGMSRLIKILVEEENIQDLRELNEHFDSSVNQLSTLLDDLLDWAVAQQGNIPHNPEKVELSTLSEGLTKLFQNMARAKNIQFESKIDQDLAIWADLNCVNTILRNIVNNALKFTPDGGKITLSARKEKRFNSYCRTGYGNRYS; encoded by the coding sequence ATGAGCCACCTCCCTCTAATAGCGGTAATGGATAATATTTGGAAAATATTGGTGCTTTCAGCATTAATCACATTTGTTTCTCTTCAGGCTTTAAAGGCTGAAGAGAAACTTAATTTAGATAGTTTAATAAAAGTACTCAATTCTGAGGTCATTATTCAAGATTCAAATAAGCTCCGGCTTTATTGGTTTATTTACTCTGACTATCCAGATCCGGATGTTCGAATTAATTATGCGATTAAGTCTATTAAACTTGCCAAGCAAGTTAACAGGTCCGAATGGTTGCATCATTCCTACTTACATTTAGGCTATGCTTATAAGTTAAAAGGTGACTTATACAAGGCATTAGAGGCTTTAATAAAAAGTGGGGAAAATGCCTATAATTCTAGATATAAAGCTACTGTCAATAATGCGATTGCATCAGTATATCGAATGCAAGGAAACTATACGACAGCTATTGGATACTATAAATCTTCAATAAAAATATTTCGAGAGGAAAATGATAGTTTAAAACTTGCTTCATCACTTTTGAATGCTGGAGAGCTTTATAGGTTAAATGATAGGCTTGATTCTGCTCTTTTATTTTTTGATGAATCTAAAGTAATTTATAACAGCATTCATTATACTATTGGAACAGCATATAATCAAGGAAATATCGGTCTGGTATATGCTGAGCAAGATAAATATGATTCTGCAGAATTATATCTAAATGAGGCTATAACCACTCTAGATAAACTAGGAGATAAATATCCTATCTCTGTTTACAACATTTCTATGGCAGATATCTGCCAAGACCGTGGAGAATATCAAAAAGCCTTAGAATATGCTCAAAATAGCTTCGATGTGGCTATGCAGGAAGGCTTTAAAGAGCAAGTAAGAGATGCCAGCCAAAAATTATCAGAGCTATATTCTGAAACAGGTGACTACCAAAAAGCTTTTCAATATCAAGGTAAGTATTTAGCTTATAAAGATAGTGTAGTAGATCAGGAAACTATCAGAAAGATGGCTGATATGCGTACCGAGTATGAGGTAAATCAAAAACAGACTGAGGTAGACCTGCTCGAGTCGGAAAAGAAGAGGCAGGAAATTATAGCAATATCTCTAGGTGTTGTTGCCATACTCATTACCATTGTGGCATTTCTACTTTATAAAAATAACAAACAGAGACGTAAGGTTAACTACTTATTAAAAGATCAAAAAGAAGAAATTGAGGCTCAGAGAGATCAGCTAGATGAACTAAATAGAACCAAAGATCGATTTTTCTCCATTATCTCACATGATTTAAGAGGCCCGGTGCATGCTTTTAAAGGCATGAGTCGTCTTATAAAGATATTGGTGGAGGAAGAGAACATTCAGGATCTTCGAGAGCTTAATGAGCATTTCGATAGTTCTGTGAATCAGCTCTCTACCTTGTTGGATGATTTACTTGATTGGGCCGTGGCACAGCAAGGGAATATTCCTCATAACCCTGAAAAAGTGGAGCTATCTACATTATCTGAAGGCCTTACAAAGTTATTTCAAAACATGGCAAGGGCTAAAAATATTCAGTTTGAATCTAAAATAGATCAGGACCTGGCTATTTGGGCGGATTTGAACTGTGTAAATACCATTCTTCGTAACATAGTGAATAATGCCTTGAAGTTTACACCAGATGGCGGTAAAATCACTTTATCGGCAAGAAAAGAAAAAAGATTTAATAGCTATTGCCGTACAGGATACGGGAATAGGTATAGCTAA
- a CDS encoding inclusion body family protein, whose translation MAIAKTDADAHILVIVDTQSTIKNAEQGKDPVVYLVDDDPTEDTGQGSTNLVTNVPPNAKVTWKPTAINNDDTVELTAFDDKGPENFFSTPPAPESGDDDNAWTGVVGDLPTGSKAAYGFYFSINGQGKFYFDPEIEIKNEPPPSNSGNG comes from the coding sequence ATGGCAATAGCTAAAACAGATGCGGATGCGCATATCCTGGTAATAGTGGACACACAATCTACTATTAAAAATGCAGAACAAGGGAAGGACCCGGTAGTATACTTAGTGGATGATGATCCTACTGAAGATACAGGACAAGGTTCAACTAATTTGGTGACAAATGTACCACCTAATGCAAAAGTAACATGGAAGCCGACGGCCATCAATAATGATGATACTGTTGAGCTTACAGCATTTGATGACAAAGGACCTGAGAATTTTTTTTCAACTCCTCCGGCACCAGAATCAGGTGATGATGACAATGCCTGGACTGGTGTAGTTGGTGATTTGCCAACTGGAAGTAAGGCTGCATATGGTTTCTACTTTTCAATTAATGGGCAAGGGAAATTTTATTTTGATCCTGAGATTGAGATAAAGAATGAGCCACCTCCCTCTAATAGCGGTAATGGATAA
- a CDS encoding M3 family oligoendopeptidase gives MKTNITIPERNPRTFLPEDFKVDNWEGLEPYYTDLLNREVNSKDELRTWLKDRSELESIISEDMAWRYINMTRYTDNEDNVKAYQHFVQNIQPKIAPFSDKLNRKAVESEFLKELEQEEGFDIMIRSLRKDIEIFREENIEVFTQIQTETQKFGQINGAMTVELDGEELTLQQAAVILQSPDRVKREEVYHKIAARRLQDKDKLNELYTTLIQLRDKAAKNAGFDNFRDYKFKSMGRFDYTPQDCFDFHASVKAEVVPMLSEQAKARKAQLGVDKLRPWDKAVDPKNREALKPFTSSKDLTNKTIECFKRLDPFLGQCLSIMDTMGHLDLESRKGKAPGGYNYPLAEIGVPFIFMNATSTLRDMVTILHEGGHAVHSFLTRDLELTDFKHTPSEVAELASMSMELISMDHWDLFFDNEEDLNRAKKEHLEQIIETLPWVATIDKFQHWIYENPNHTEEERSKAWIEIFEAFTDDVTDWNGLEENKNYLWQKQLHLYEVPFYYIEYGMAQLGAVAVWKNFKEDNQKGLEGYMNALKLGYTRSIPEVYEAAHIKFDFSKKYIKELMDFVHDEMNKIV, from the coding sequence ATGAAAACCAACATAACCATACCAGAAAGAAACCCGAGGACCTTCTTACCAGAAGACTTTAAAGTAGATAACTGGGAGGGACTTGAACCATATTATACCGATCTTTTGAATAGAGAAGTTAACTCTAAAGATGAGTTACGCACCTGGCTGAAAGATCGAAGTGAATTGGAGTCTATCATATCTGAGGATATGGCCTGGAGATATATTAACATGACCAGGTACACGGATAACGAGGATAATGTAAAGGCCTATCAGCATTTTGTGCAGAATATTCAGCCTAAGATTGCTCCTTTTTCCGATAAATTGAATAGAAAGGCCGTTGAGAGCGAGTTTCTGAAAGAGCTGGAACAGGAGGAAGGTTTTGATATCATGATCAGAAGTCTGAGAAAGGATATTGAGATATTTAGAGAAGAGAATATTGAGGTATTTACTCAAATCCAGACTGAAACGCAAAAGTTTGGTCAGATCAATGGCGCTATGACTGTAGAGCTGGACGGCGAAGAGCTTACTTTACAGCAGGCAGCCGTTATTCTACAATCGCCAGATAGAGTTAAGCGTGAAGAAGTTTATCATAAGATAGCTGCCAGAAGGCTACAGGATAAAGATAAACTGAATGAGTTGTACACTACGCTTATTCAGCTGAGAGATAAGGCGGCTAAAAACGCTGGTTTCGATAACTTCAGAGACTATAAATTTAAGTCTATGGGCCGTTTTGATTACACGCCACAAGACTGTTTTGATTTTCATGCCTCAGTGAAAGCCGAAGTGGTGCCTATGCTCAGTGAGCAGGCGAAGGCCAGAAAGGCACAGCTCGGAGTAGATAAGCTTAGACCGTGGGATAAAGCTGTTGACCCTAAAAACAGAGAGGCTTTAAAGCCATTCACTTCAAGTAAAGATTTGACTAATAAAACCATAGAATGCTTTAAGCGTCTGGATCCGTTCTTAGGGCAGTGCCTTTCTATAATGGATACCATGGGACATTTGGATCTGGAAAGCAGAAAGGGCAAGGCTCCTGGAGGTTATAATTACCCATTGGCAGAGATTGGTGTGCCGTTCATTTTTATGAATGCTACCTCTACCTTAAGAGATATGGTAACTATCCTTCATGAAGGTGGTCATGCTGTTCATAGCTTCCTTACCCGTGATTTGGAGCTTACTGACTTTAAACATACACCTAGTGAAGTGGCGGAGCTTGCTTCCATGAGTATGGAACTGATCTCCATGGATCACTGGGATCTTTTCTTTGATAACGAAGAAGATTTAAACAGAGCTAAGAAAGAGCATCTTGAACAAATTATTGAGACCTTACCATGGGTGGCTACCATAGATAAATTCCAACATTGGATTTATGAAAATCCGAACCACACGGAGGAAGAAAGAAGTAAAGCATGGATAGAAATATTCGAAGCTTTCACTGATGATGTTACAGACTGGAATGGTTTAGAAGAGAATAAAAACTACCTTTGGCAGAAGCAGTTGCACCTATATGAAGTGCCATTTTATTATATTGAATATGGCATGGCACAGTTAGGAGCGGTAGCAGTATGGAAAAATTTTAAGGAGGATAATCAGAAAGGTTTAGAGGGGTATATGAATGCTCTGAAACTCGGCTATACTCGCTCCATACCAGAGGTATATGAGGCGGCGCATATCAAGTTCGATTTCAGTAAAAAATACATCAAAGAGTTGATGGATTTTGTGCATGATGAAATGAATAAAATTGTTTGA
- a CDS encoding ferredoxin--NADP reductase encodes MAFNFFKKNKDKEENKTTPAAATTSSDRYMNLTVADIIQETKDAITIVFEKPANGINYKSGQFLTLILPINGKEVRRAYSLCSSPFVDDQPAVTVKRVEDGLVSNWLPDNLKKGDAVKIMEPMGVFTTEFASTNKRHLVMFAGGSGITPMMSIAKSLLTQEPDSIISLIYCNRDIESVIFKSTLEKMELDYEGRIHVIHVLDQAPMNWQGHSGLLNHDMLLKIFERIPSWGVEKTTYLMCGPEGMMVNVQKLLEEQKIEKSKIFKESFVAGTIDKELKAEGAEPSSDEIVTREVTVIYSGEEHKFEVEPDTTILEKALDLGIDLPFSCQSGLCTACRGKCLSGKVKLDEEEGLSESEIEEGYVLTCVGHPLTDDVVIEIG; translated from the coding sequence ATGGCATTTAATTTTTTTAAGAAGAATAAAGATAAAGAAGAGAATAAAACTACACCTGCAGCAGCTACTACCAGCTCAGACAGATACATGAACTTAACAGTGGCAGATATTATTCAGGAAACTAAGGATGCAATCACAATTGTATTTGAAAAGCCTGCTAATGGAATCAACTATAAGTCAGGGCAGTTTCTTACGCTCATCTTGCCTATCAATGGAAAGGAAGTAAGAAGGGCTTATTCTCTATGTTCTTCACCATTTGTAGATGATCAACCAGCGGTTACAGTAAAGCGTGTAGAAGATGGATTAGTTTCTAACTGGCTACCCGATAACCTGAAAAAAGGTGATGCTGTGAAAATTATGGAGCCCATGGGAGTTTTTACTACCGAATTTGCTTCAACTAATAAAAGGCATTTGGTAATGTTTGCTGGCGGTAGCGGTATTACACCTATGATGTCTATCGCAAAATCATTATTAACGCAGGAGCCTGATAGTATCATTTCATTGATCTACTGCAATAGGGATATTGAAAGTGTAATTTTCAAAAGCACACTAGAAAAAATGGAGCTTGACTATGAAGGTCGTATCCACGTAATCCATGTGCTGGACCAGGCGCCTATGAACTGGCAAGGACATTCTGGTTTGCTTAACCATGACATGCTGCTTAAGATCTTCGAAAGAATACCTAGCTGGGGTGTAGAAAAAACTACTTACCTCATGTGCGGACCAGAAGGGATGATGGTAAACGTGCAGAAGCTATTGGAAGAGCAGAAAATAGAGAAGTCTAAAATATTTAAAGAAAGCTTCGTAGCCGGAACAATCGATAAAGAATTGAAAGCCGAAGGAGCAGAACCATCTTCAGATGAGATTGTAACCAGAGAAGTAACTGTTATTTACTCCGGTGAAGAACATAAGTTTGAAGTAGAGCCTGATACCACTATCCTTGAAAAAGCGCTTGATTTAGGTATAGACTTACCATTCAGTTGCCAAAGCGGACTATGCACGGCCTGTAGAGGAAAATGTTTATCAGGAAAAGTGAAGCTAGACGAAGAAGAAGGCCTATCCGAATCAGAAATAGAAGAAGGATATGTACTCACCTGCGTTGGCCACCCACTTACCGATGATGTAGTTATTGAAATAGGTTAA
- the purB gene encoding adenylosuccinate lyase — translation MDLNTLTALSPIDGRYRRHTATLAPYLSEFGLIKYRVWVEIEYFIALCEAEVPQLKNFDQSLFNQLRDIYKNFSEDDALKIKDTEKITNHDVKAVEYFIKEKFDAIGISEFKEYIHFGLTSQDINNTAIPLSLKHSLETVVLPLISSINAKIEEYAELWKDIPMLAKTHGQPASPTRLGKEFKVFSARVMKQLELLSAVPYSAKFGGATGNFNAHHVAYPYSDWVSFGNKFVKDYLGLERSHPTTQIEHYDNLAALFDGLKRINTILIDFSRDVWQYVSSNYFKQKIKAGEIGSSAMPHKVNPIDFENAEGNLGMANAIFEHLSAKLPISRLQRDLTDSTVLRNVSVPLAHTLIALKSLEKGLGKLELNEAALKADLDENWAVVAEAIQTILRREGYPKPYEALKDLTRTNEAITEKTIKSFIETLNVSEEVKAELRVITPYNYTGL, via the coding sequence ATGGACTTAAATACACTTACCGCACTTTCACCGATAGACGGAAGATACAGAAGACACACAGCCACATTAGCCCCTTATTTGTCAGAGTTTGGGCTGATAAAATATCGCGTATGGGTAGAAATAGAATATTTCATAGCCTTATGCGAAGCTGAGGTGCCACAGTTAAAAAACTTTGATCAATCACTATTTAATCAGTTAAGAGACATCTACAAAAACTTTTCTGAGGATGATGCCCTGAAGATCAAAGACACCGAAAAGATCACCAACCATGACGTAAAAGCGGTAGAGTACTTCATTAAAGAAAAATTTGATGCTATAGGCATAAGTGAATTCAAAGAATACATTCACTTTGGTCTTACTTCGCAAGACATAAACAACACGGCTATTCCTCTTTCATTAAAGCATTCGCTTGAAACAGTGGTTCTTCCATTAATTTCAAGTATCAATGCTAAAATTGAAGAGTATGCTGAGCTTTGGAAAGATATACCAATGCTTGCTAAAACTCACGGACAGCCGGCATCTCCTACACGTCTGGGAAAAGAGTTTAAGGTGTTTTCTGCCAGAGTAATGAAGCAGTTGGAATTGCTCAGCGCTGTACCATATTCAGCAAAATTCGGTGGAGCAACAGGTAATTTCAACGCACACCATGTGGCATATCCTTATTCTGACTGGGTTAGTTTTGGCAATAAATTCGTGAAAGATTATTTAGGTCTTGAGCGCAGTCATCCTACTACTCAGATTGAGCATTATGATAATTTGGCCGCTTTATTTGATGGATTAAAAAGAATAAATACCATCCTTATTGACTTTAGCCGCGATGTATGGCAGTATGTTTCATCAAACTATTTCAAGCAAAAGATAAAAGCTGGTGAAATTGGTTCTTCAGCGATGCCTCACAAGGTAAATCCTATTGATTTTGAGAATGCTGAAGGTAATTTAGGCATGGCTAACGCTATTTTCGAGCATCTTTCCGCCAAATTACCTATTTCAAGATTACAGCGAGACCTTACAGACTCTACAGTATTAAGAAATGTGAGTGTACCTTTAGCACATACCTTGATTGCTTTGAAATCATTAGAAAAAGGACTAGGTAAGCTTGAGCTGAATGAAGCTGCACTTAAAGCCGATTTAGATGAAAACTGGGCGGTGGTAGCTGAGGCTATCCAGACCATTTTGAGAAGAGAGGGATATCCAAAACCTTATGAGGCTTTGAAAGACCTTACCAGAACTAATGAGGCTATCACTGAAAAGACTATTAAGTCATTTATTGAAACGCTAAATGTTAGTGAAGAAGTAAAAGCTGAGTTAAGAGTGATCACACCATATAACTACACAGGATTATAA